From a single Rutidosis leptorrhynchoides isolate AG116_Rl617_1_P2 chromosome 5, CSIRO_AGI_Rlap_v1, whole genome shotgun sequence genomic region:
- the LOC139847507 gene encoding sugar transporter ERD6-like 5 isoform X3, with protein sequence MVDAQVGFSSPAQTGIMNDLGLSLEEYSVFGSIMTIGAMIGAVMSGKIADHFGRRMTMGLSEMFCFVGWLAILVSEVSWLLDAGRLSIGYGIGVLSYVVPIYVAEITPQNLRGSFTTVNQLMICTGMSAMWIIGIFISWRTLALIGTIPCLLQIFGLFFIPESPRWLAKIGQWEDCKSALQRLRGENAEISKEAAEIRDYIETLDQLSETRVFDLFQTKYAKSLTVGVGLMVLQQFGGVNAIAFYANSIFISAGFSGSIGTIALVIVQVPLTLVGVLLMDVSGRRLLLMVSAAGTSLGCFITGISFLLQGFQDYKGLSPVLALVGVMVFKGSFSLGMGGIPWVIMSEIFPMNIKSSAGSLVTVVNWTGSWAVTYFFNFLMKWSTAGTFFLFSSICGLTILFVAKLVPETKGRTLEEIQVSMNPIKEN encoded by the exons ATGGTGGATGCACAGGTTGGCTTTTCATCTCCTGCTCAGACTGGAATTATGAATGACCTTGGTTTGTCCTTGGAAGAG TACTCAGTTTTTGGGTCAATAATGACTATTGGAGCTATGATAGGTGCAGTAATGAGTGGGAAAATAGCTGATCATTTTGGACGAAGAATG ACCATGGGACTATCTGAAATGTTCTGTTTCGTGGGTTGGTTGGCAATTTTAGTTTCAGAG GTTTCTTGGTTGCTTGATGCTGGAAGACTGTCTATTGGATATGGAATTGGAGTTCTTTCTTATGTG GTACCTATTTATGTAGCTGAAATAACACCTCAAAATCTTCGCGGATCATTCACAACTGTTAATCAG CTAATGATATGTACTGGAATGTCTGCTATGTGGATTATTGGAATTTTTATCTCCTGGCGCACTCTAGCTCTAATTG GAACCATTCCATGTCTACTACAGATTTTTGGCTTGTTCTTTATCCCCGAGTCTCCTCGATGGCTA GCAAAAATTGGTCAATGGGAGGACTGCAAGTCTGCTCTACAGCGACTCAGGGGAGAGAATGCAGAAATATCTAAAGAAGCAGCTGAAATTAGA GATTATATAGAAACACTTGATCAGCTGTCAGAAACTAGAGTCTTCGATTTGTTCCAAACGAAATATGCCAAATCTCTCACT GTTGGAGTTGGACTCATGGTGTTGCAGCAATTTGGAGGTGTGAATGCTATTGCATTTTATGCAAACTCGATATTTATTTCTGCAG GTTTTTCAGGTAGCATTGGAACAATAGCTTTGGTTATCGTTCAG GTCCCACTTACCTTAGTTGGTGTACTTTTGATGGACGTTTCTGGAAGACGACTACTACTGATG GTTTCTGCTGCTGGAACGAGCTTAGGTTGTTTCATCACAGGGATATCGTTCTTGCTACAG GGTTTTCAAGACTATAAGGGGTTAAGCCCCGTATTGGCACTAGTAGGAGTAATG GTATTCAAGGGTTCCTTTTCACTAGGAATGGGAGGTATACCGTGGGTCATTATGTCTGAG ATATTTCCCATGAATATTAAAAGTTCAGCTGGCAGCCTTGTTACGGTAGTTAACTGGACTGGCTCTTGGGCTGTTACATACTTTTTTAACTTCCTCATGAAGTGGAGCACTGCag GAACTTTTTTCTTATTTTCAAGCATATGCGGGTTAACCATCCTATTCGTTGCAAAATTAGTGCCGGAGACAAAGGGTCGGACACTAGAAGAAATACAAGTGTCCATGAACCCGATTAAAGAGAATTAA
- the LOC139847507 gene encoding sugar transporter ERD6-like 5 isoform X2, whose translation MEEDGVTTPESLLLTATSDGSRHNRNNESASQATRVVVMSTSIAVCGSYVFGSAVGFSSPAQTGIMNDLGLSLEEYSVFGSIMTIGAMIGAVMSGKIADHFGRRMTMGLSEMFCFVGWLAILVSEVSWLLDAGRLSIGYGIGVLSYVVPIYVAEITPQNLRGSFTTVNQLMICTGMSAMWIIGIFISWRTLALIGTIPCLLQIFGLFFIPESPRWLAKIGQWEDCKSALQRLRGENAEISKEAAEIRDYIETLDQLSETRVFDLFQTKYAKSLTVGVGLMVLQQFGGVNAIAFYANSIFISAGFSGSIGTIALVIVQVPLTLVGVLLMDVSGRRLLLMVSAAGTSLGCFITGISFLLQGFQDYKGLSPVLALVGVMVFKGSFSLGMGGIPWVIMSEIFPMNIKSSAGSLVTVVNWTGSWAVTYFFNFLMKWSTAGTFFLFSSICGLTILFVAKLVPETKGRTLEEIQVSMNPIKEN comes from the exons ATGGAAGAAGACGGTGTTACTACGCCGGAGAGTTTATTGCTTACCGCCACCAGTGACGGTAGCCGGCACAATCGGAACAATGAGTCGGCTTCTCAAGCGACACGTGTCGTTGTCATGAGCACTTCCATAGCGGTCTGTGGATCTTACGTGTTCGGTTCTGCT GTTGGCTTTTCATCTCCTGCTCAGACTGGAATTATGAATGACCTTGGTTTGTCCTTGGAAGAG TACTCAGTTTTTGGGTCAATAATGACTATTGGAGCTATGATAGGTGCAGTAATGAGTGGGAAAATAGCTGATCATTTTGGACGAAGAATG ACCATGGGACTATCTGAAATGTTCTGTTTCGTGGGTTGGTTGGCAATTTTAGTTTCAGAG GTTTCTTGGTTGCTTGATGCTGGAAGACTGTCTATTGGATATGGAATTGGAGTTCTTTCTTATGTG GTACCTATTTATGTAGCTGAAATAACACCTCAAAATCTTCGCGGATCATTCACAACTGTTAATCAG CTAATGATATGTACTGGAATGTCTGCTATGTGGATTATTGGAATTTTTATCTCCTGGCGCACTCTAGCTCTAATTG GAACCATTCCATGTCTACTACAGATTTTTGGCTTGTTCTTTATCCCCGAGTCTCCTCGATGGCTA GCAAAAATTGGTCAATGGGAGGACTGCAAGTCTGCTCTACAGCGACTCAGGGGAGAGAATGCAGAAATATCTAAAGAAGCAGCTGAAATTAGA GATTATATAGAAACACTTGATCAGCTGTCAGAAACTAGAGTCTTCGATTTGTTCCAAACGAAATATGCCAAATCTCTCACT GTTGGAGTTGGACTCATGGTGTTGCAGCAATTTGGAGGTGTGAATGCTATTGCATTTTATGCAAACTCGATATTTATTTCTGCAG GTTTTTCAGGTAGCATTGGAACAATAGCTTTGGTTATCGTTCAG GTCCCACTTACCTTAGTTGGTGTACTTTTGATGGACGTTTCTGGAAGACGACTACTACTGATG GTTTCTGCTGCTGGAACGAGCTTAGGTTGTTTCATCACAGGGATATCGTTCTTGCTACAG GGTTTTCAAGACTATAAGGGGTTAAGCCCCGTATTGGCACTAGTAGGAGTAATG GTATTCAAGGGTTCCTTTTCACTAGGAATGGGAGGTATACCGTGGGTCATTATGTCTGAG ATATTTCCCATGAATATTAAAAGTTCAGCTGGCAGCCTTGTTACGGTAGTTAACTGGACTGGCTCTTGGGCTGTTACATACTTTTTTAACTTCCTCATGAAGTGGAGCACTGCag GAACTTTTTTCTTATTTTCAAGCATATGCGGGTTAACCATCCTATTCGTTGCAAAATTAGTGCCGGAGACAAAGGGTCGGACACTAGAAGAAATACAAGTGTCCATGAACCCGATTAAAGAGAATTAA
- the LOC139847507 gene encoding sugar transporter ERD6-like 5 isoform X1, whose translation MEEDGVTTPESLLLTATSDGSRHNRNNESASQATRVVVMSTSIAVCGSYVFGSASMVDAQVGFSSPAQTGIMNDLGLSLEEYSVFGSIMTIGAMIGAVMSGKIADHFGRRMTMGLSEMFCFVGWLAILVSEVSWLLDAGRLSIGYGIGVLSYVVPIYVAEITPQNLRGSFTTVNQLMICTGMSAMWIIGIFISWRTLALIGTIPCLLQIFGLFFIPESPRWLAKIGQWEDCKSALQRLRGENAEISKEAAEIRDYIETLDQLSETRVFDLFQTKYAKSLTVGVGLMVLQQFGGVNAIAFYANSIFISAGFSGSIGTIALVIVQVPLTLVGVLLMDVSGRRLLLMVSAAGTSLGCFITGISFLLQGFQDYKGLSPVLALVGVMVFKGSFSLGMGGIPWVIMSEIFPMNIKSSAGSLVTVVNWTGSWAVTYFFNFLMKWSTAGTFFLFSSICGLTILFVAKLVPETKGRTLEEIQVSMNPIKEN comes from the exons ATGGAAGAAGACGGTGTTACTACGCCGGAGAGTTTATTGCTTACCGCCACCAGTGACGGTAGCCGGCACAATCGGAACAATGAGTCGGCTTCTCAAGCGACACGTGTCGTTGTCATGAGCACTTCCATAGCGGTCTGTGGATCTTACGTGTTCGGTTCTGCT TCTATGGTGGATGCACAGGTTGGCTTTTCATCTCCTGCTCAGACTGGAATTATGAATGACCTTGGTTTGTCCTTGGAAGAG TACTCAGTTTTTGGGTCAATAATGACTATTGGAGCTATGATAGGTGCAGTAATGAGTGGGAAAATAGCTGATCATTTTGGACGAAGAATG ACCATGGGACTATCTGAAATGTTCTGTTTCGTGGGTTGGTTGGCAATTTTAGTTTCAGAG GTTTCTTGGTTGCTTGATGCTGGAAGACTGTCTATTGGATATGGAATTGGAGTTCTTTCTTATGTG GTACCTATTTATGTAGCTGAAATAACACCTCAAAATCTTCGCGGATCATTCACAACTGTTAATCAG CTAATGATATGTACTGGAATGTCTGCTATGTGGATTATTGGAATTTTTATCTCCTGGCGCACTCTAGCTCTAATTG GAACCATTCCATGTCTACTACAGATTTTTGGCTTGTTCTTTATCCCCGAGTCTCCTCGATGGCTA GCAAAAATTGGTCAATGGGAGGACTGCAAGTCTGCTCTACAGCGACTCAGGGGAGAGAATGCAGAAATATCTAAAGAAGCAGCTGAAATTAGA GATTATATAGAAACACTTGATCAGCTGTCAGAAACTAGAGTCTTCGATTTGTTCCAAACGAAATATGCCAAATCTCTCACT GTTGGAGTTGGACTCATGGTGTTGCAGCAATTTGGAGGTGTGAATGCTATTGCATTTTATGCAAACTCGATATTTATTTCTGCAG GTTTTTCAGGTAGCATTGGAACAATAGCTTTGGTTATCGTTCAG GTCCCACTTACCTTAGTTGGTGTACTTTTGATGGACGTTTCTGGAAGACGACTACTACTGATG GTTTCTGCTGCTGGAACGAGCTTAGGTTGTTTCATCACAGGGATATCGTTCTTGCTACAG GGTTTTCAAGACTATAAGGGGTTAAGCCCCGTATTGGCACTAGTAGGAGTAATG GTATTCAAGGGTTCCTTTTCACTAGGAATGGGAGGTATACCGTGGGTCATTATGTCTGAG ATATTTCCCATGAATATTAAAAGTTCAGCTGGCAGCCTTGTTACGGTAGTTAACTGGACTGGCTCTTGGGCTGTTACATACTTTTTTAACTTCCTCATGAAGTGGAGCACTGCag GAACTTTTTTCTTATTTTCAAGCATATGCGGGTTAACCATCCTATTCGTTGCAAAATTAGTGCCGGAGACAAAGGGTCGGACACTAGAAGAAATACAAGTGTCCATGAACCCGATTAAAGAGAATTAA